The following proteins come from a genomic window of Salvia hispanica cultivar TCC Black 2014 chromosome 4, UniMelb_Shisp_WGS_1.0, whole genome shotgun sequence:
- the LOC125185693 gene encoding uncharacterized protein LOC125185693, whose amino-acid sequence MLSAANNPSLSSRVCFFRFGELNLSSRLNLRRRRAADRCCKASLITNSDSFEVGRLIGSYGFMNITSYSGPQSGTDMEYVAGDIGRLRAQDVGEGSVKIRLYDGRIARGPQRGSSVIFKVYPGQQVGGFEADLMAANELSAHASLQSNSKSIACSNIQVLIGGFETKTGEQWLAFRNDGKYTAAGYAQVVSEKMTKYSDVGGQAFWNPFEKSETIKRRRYFITKLLQGVIRGLAYMHDHERLHQSLGPSSVALNTIAEKDAAYLVPRLRDLAFSVDIRFSELNGNSNPLSEGLWRRASAAGASTPMEKRAFGIADDIYEAGLLFAYLSFIPFCAAGVMDSLSLRRLFENTFQLDIQAMREYCLADDRLVEAVKFLDLGDGAGWELLQAMLNRDYRQRPIAEAVLNHRFLAGAFL is encoded by the exons ATGCTGTCAGCAGCTAACAATCCGTCGCTCTCTTCCCGCGTTTGCTTCTTCAGATTCGGAGAGCTGAATCTCAGCTCACGATTGAATCTCCGTCGCCGACGAGCTGCCGATCGGTGCTGCAAAGCGTCTCTCATTACGAATTCCGATTCATTCGAGGTCGGGAGGCTGATTGGCAGTTACGGATTTATGAACATTACTAG TTACTCGGGGCCGCAATCGGGGACGGATATGGAGTATGTGGCTGGAGATATTGGGAGATTGAGAGCTCAGGATGTTGGGGAAGGAAGTGTGAAAATTAG ATTGTATGACGGAAGAATAGCTCGAGGTCCACAGCGAGGTAGCTCCGTTATTTTTAAG GTCTACCCTGGTCAGCAAGTTGGAGGCTTCGAAGCTGATTTGATGGCTGCGAATGAGCTCAGTGCACATGCTTCCCTTCAA AGCAATTCAAAATCCATAGCCTGCTCGAATATTCAGGTACTTATTGGAGGATTTGAGACGAAAACTGGTGAGCAG TGGCTTGCTTTTCGGAATGATGGAAAGTACACTGCTGCTGGCTATGCACAAGTTGTGAGTgaaaagatgacaaaatataGTGATGTTGGAGGGCAGGCATTTTGGAATCCGTTCGAGAAAAGTGAAACTATAAAGAGGAGAAGATACTTCATTACAAAACTCCTTCAGGGAGTAATTCGTGGCTTAGCTTACATGCATGACCACGAGAGGTTGCATCAAAGTCTTGGACCTTCTTCTGTTGCTCTTAA TACAATTGCAGAGAAAGATGCTGCTTATCTGGTTCCAAGGCTTAGGGACCTTGCCTTTTCGGTTGATATAAG ATTTTCTGAGCTAAATGGAAATTCAAATCCACTATCGGAAGGGCTCTGGCGAAGAGCATCTGCTGCTGGTGCTTCCACTCCTATGGAGAAACGAGCATTTGGAATTGCAGATGATAT ATATGAAGCTGGTCTTCTATTTGCCTATCTATCTTTCATACCATTTTGTGCGGCAGGAGTGATGGACAGTCTTTCATTGCGA AGGCTTTTCGAGAATACCTTCCAACTCGATATCCAAGCAATGCGAGA ATACTGTTTGGCTGATGATCGTCTTGTGGAAGCTGTTAAATTTCTAGATCTCGGGGATGGTGCAGGATGGGAGTTACTTCAG GCTATGTTGAACCGTGATTATCGACAAAGGCCTATTGCAGAAGCTGTTTTGAACCATAGATTTCTGGCTGGAGCTTTCCTCTAA
- the LOC125224179 gene encoding binding partner of ACD11 1 — protein sequence MTTKTVKVSNVSLSATEQDIQEFFSFTGVIQYVEMKSENERSQSAYVTFADAQNAETAVLLSGATIVDQTVSISLEPNYTLPASAAAAATASQGDNAGGGVAAAAQKAEDVVSGMVAKGFILGKDALNRAKSFDERHQLTSTASATVASLDQKIGLSEKITVGATIVNDKVKEVDQKFQVSEKTKTAFAAAGQTVSTAGTAVMKNRYILTGATWVTGAFSRVQKAAEDVGQKTMEKVAEEEQGRNEAQGYTKLDTTDSPNAAPTTTNPTPTPTPSDQKPDSPKGLIL from the exons ATGACG ACCAAGACTGTGAAAGTGAGCAATGTCTCACTGAGTGCAACAGAACAAGACATCCAGGAGTTCTTTTCCTTCACTGGGGTAATCCAATACGTTGAAATGAAAAG TGAAAATGAGAGATCTCAATCTGCATATGTCACTTTCGCCGATGCTCAGAATGCAGAGACTGCTGTTCTTCTTTCG GGAGCTACAATAGTGGACCAGACAGTCTCCATTTCCCTTGAACCAAACTATACGCTGCCAGCATcggcagcagcagcagctacA GCATCACAAGGCGATAATGCAGGTGGTGGTGTTGCAGCTGCTGCGCAGAAGGCAGAGGACGTTGTCAGCGGCATGGTAGCCAAGGGTTTCATATTAGGGAAAGACGCCCTTAACAGGGCAAAGTCTTTCGATGAGAGGCACCAACTCACATCAACTGCTTCAGCCACAGTAGCATCGCTGGATCAGAAGATCGGACTGAGTGAGAAAATCACTGTCGGAGCAACTATAGTCAATGATAAAGTGAAGGAAGTAGACCAGAAGTTCCAGGTTTCCGAGAAGACTAAGACAGCTTTTGCTGCTGCTGGACAGACCGTCAGTACTGCAGGAACGGCCGTCATGAAAAACCGATACATCCTGACTGGCGCTACGTGGGTAACCGGTGCTTTCAGCCGGGTTCAGAAGGCGGCCGAGGATGTTGGACAGAAAACGATGGAGAAAGTCGCGGAGGAAGAGCAGGGGAGAAATGAAGCTCAAGGTTACACTAAGCTCGACACAACTGATTCGCCCAATGCTGCTCCGACTACAACAAATCCGACTCCGACTCCGACTCCAAGCGACCAAAAACCCGACTCTCCAAAGGGATTGATTCTCTGA
- the LOC125220775 gene encoding inositol-tetrakisphosphate 1-kinase 1, with amino-acid sequence MSEESKPRYRIGYALAPKKVKSFIQPSLLNLAKERGIDLFPIQTTKPLIDQLPFDCIIHKSPDPEWRNQLEQLLVQNPNIVVIDRPEAIERLHNRVTMLQAVNQLEIANGFSIGVPKQVSVENPQSLIDRVASSGLRFPVIAKPLVANGTACSHQMSLVFNEEGLRGLNWSQPFVLQEFVNHGGVIFKVYVAGQHIQCVKRKSLPDISEEKLGVSENSVSFSQISNVTAQDQSDDSVEKLIEAAELPPSSFVTEVASQLREALKLNLFNFDMIRDSRVEGRHLVIDINYFPGYAKMPHYETILTDFLTGFLYHILPTLQRE; translated from the coding sequence ATGTCGGAGGAATCTAAGCCAAGGTACCGCATAGGTTATGCTCTGGCGCCTAAGAAAGTGAAGAGTTTCATTCAACCGTCACTCCTCAATCTCGCCAAGGAGAGAGGAATCGATCTATTTCCCATCCAAACCACCAAACCCCTGATCGATCAATTACCCTTCGATTGCATCATCCACAAATCACCCGACCCGGAATGGCGGAACCAGCTCGAGCAGCTCCTTGTGCAAAACCCCAACATCGTCGTAATTGACCGCCCGGAGGCGATCGAGCGCCTCCACAATCGGGTAACCATGCTGCAGGCGGTGAACCAGCTGGAAATCGCGAACGGATTTTCGATTGGGGTCCCAAAGCAGGTGTCTGTGGAAAATCCCCAATCGCTGATTGACCGCGTCGCGTCGAGTGGTTTGAGGTTTCCGGTGATTGCCAAACCTCTGGTGGCGAATGGGACCGCGTGCTCTCACCAGATGTCGCTGGTTTTCAACGAGGAGGGCTTGCGAGGGCTGAATTGGAGCCAGCCGTTTGTACTGCAGGAGTTCGTGAATCATGGAGGGGTCATTTTCAAGGTATACGTGGCGGGCCAGCACATTCAGTGTGTGAAGAGGAAATCGTTGCCGGATATCTCAGAGGAGAAATTGGGCGTTTCGGAGAATTCGGTGTCGTTTTCACAGATATCGAATGTGACTGCTCAGGATCAGAGCGATGACAGCGTGGAGAAGCTGATTGAGGCGGCTGAGCTTCCGCCATCTAGTTTTGTGACGGAAGTAGCTAGTCAGTTGAGGGAAGCTTTGAAGTTGaaccttttcaattttgatatgATAAGGGACAGTAGAGTTGAAGGACGGCATCTTGTTATTGATATCAATTACTTTCCAGGGTATGCGAAGATGCCTCACTACGAGACAATTTTGACTGATTTTTTAACTGGTTTCCTGTATCATATTTTACCTACTCTACAGCGAGAGTAA
- the LOC125219266 gene encoding histone acetyltransferase MCC1: protein MLHPSMVNIKVHRRPVIVYRPIQASDLEILERTHGELFPIRYESEFFQNVVNGKDIVSWGAVDQSRPNEQSDELIGFVTVRIIPAKDSEVEDLLSFEASRTDQTLVYILTLGVIDSYRNLGIASSLIHEVIKYASSLSSCRAVYLHVISYNNPAIHLYKKMSFQCVRRLYNFYYINGQYYDSYLFVYYVNGGRSPCSPL, encoded by the exons ATGCTACATCCTTCAATGGTAAACATCAAAGTTCACCGCCGCCCAGTTATAGTTTATAGGCCAATACAGGCATCTGACTTGGAGATTCTTGAGAGAACTCATGGCGAACTGTTTCCCATAAG GTATGAATCCGAGTTCTTTCAGAATGTTGTCAATGGGAAAGATATTGTGTCATGGGGAGCTGTTGATCAAAGTCGTCCGAATGAACAAAGTGACGAACTTATTGGATTTGTTACTGTAAGGATTATTCCAGCCAAAGACAGTGAG GTAGAAGATTTATTGAGCTTTGAGGCATCAAGAACAGATCAAACGTTAGTATACATCCTAACATTGGGAGTCATCGATTCCTACAGGAATCTGGGAATTG CCAGTTCACTAATCCATGAGGTCATAAAGTACGCCTCGAGTCTTTCAAGTTGCCGGGCTGTTTATCTCCACGTGATCTCATACAATAACCCAGCCATACATTTGTACAAGAAAATGTCATTTCAGTGTGTAAGGCGGCTgtacaatttttattacatcAACGGACAATATTACGATTCCTATCTGTTTGTCTACTACGTGAATGGTGGTCGGTCTCCCTGCTCTCCGCTGTAA
- the LOC125222172 gene encoding heat stress transcription factor A-1, with protein MEAGGGGISTAATSPPPFLSKTYDMVDDPATDAVVSWSKNSNSFVVWNVPEFARDLLPKYFKHNNFSSFVRQLNTYGFRKVDPDRWEFANEGFLKGRKHLLKTINRRKSSHAQGQQQNVQVQNPPVPSCIEVGKFGMEEEVERLKRDKNLLMQELVRLRQQQQTTDSQLQTVGQRVHVMEQRQTQMMSFLAKAMQSPGFVSQMVHQQNDSGRHISGANKKRRLPSQDEESLAHNLSITSPDGQIVKYQPLMNEAAKAMLRQIMKMDTSNRSESKLSNPNGFLIDSAHSPSDLLDSSSSTSRISGVTLSEVLPNTSALSEVQSSSCLTHASAHNTLFPEASTGVPDFILAQGISPGNSIDLPNEPFKGSEPTNFSSVDVLPGFVDAPIPPPSDEPLEDYDVDILLDDIHKLAGMGDDIHKLPGISDDIHKLPGASDDIPKLPSINDVFWEQFLPESPSLIEKTDEINAVDMGHEMSTDQFTELESEWDRLKSLNNLTEQMGLLTSSAKIG; from the exons ATGGAGgctggaggaggaggaatCTCAACGGCGGCGACGTCGCCGCCACCGTTTCTGAGTAAGACTTACGACATGGTGGATGATCCGGCGACGGATGCGGTGGTATCGTGGAGCAAGAACAGCAACAGCTTTGTTGTCTGGAACGTGCCGGAGTTCGCTAGAGACCTTTTGCCTAAGTATTTCAAGCATAATAATTTCTCCAGCTTCGTTCGCCAGCTGAATACTTAT GGATTCAGGAAAGTTGATCCCGACCGTTGGGAGTTTGCTAATGAGGGGTTTCTTAAAGGTCGCAAGCATTTACTGAAGACCATAAACAGGCGTAAATCATCCCACGCACAAGGCCAACAGCAAAACGTTCAAGTTCAGAATCCCCCTGTCCCGTCTTGCATTGAGGTTGGCAAATTTGGGATGGAGGAAGAGGTTGAAAGGTTGAAGAGAGATAAGAATCTTCTCATGCAAGAACTTGTTAGGTTGAGGCAGCAGCAACAAACAACCGACAGTCAATTGCAGACTGTTGGTCAGCGTGTTCATGTAATGGAGCAACGACAAACACAAATGATGTCCTTCCTCGCCAAAGCTATGCAAAGCCCTGGCTTTGTATCACAGATGGTACATCAGCAGAATGATAGTGGTAGACATATTTCTGGTGCTAACAAGAAAAGGAGGCTACCGAGTCAGGATGAAGAAAGTTTAGCTCACAATTTGAGTATTACATCGCCCGATGGACAGATTGTCAAATACCAGCCTTTGATGAATGAAGCTGCAAAGGCAATGCTGAGACAAATCATGAAAATGGATACGTCAAATAGGTCCGAGTCTAAACTGAGCAATCCTAATGGTTTCTTGATTGACAGTGCACATTCTCCCTCGGATTTATTAGATAGTAGTAGTTCAACCAGTAGAATATCAGGAGTGACTCTTTCAGAGGTTTTACCCAATACGTCCGCACTGTCTGAGGTCCAATCTTCCTCTTGTCTGACGCATGCTAGTGCTCACAATACCCTCTTTCCGGAGGCAAGCACAGGGGTACCTGATTTCATTCTCGCACAAGGAATCAGTCCAGGAAATAGCATCGACCTTCCTAATGAGCCATTTAAGGGGTCCGAGCCTACAAATTTCAGTTCTGTGGATGTACTTCCTGGGTTTGTCGATGCCCCTATACCTCCACCGTCAGATGAACCTTTGGAAGACTACgatgttgacattttgctcGATGACATTCATAAGCTGGCAGGTATGGGTGATGATATTCATAAGCTGCCTGGTATAAGTGATGATATCCATAAGCTGCCGGGTGCAAGTGACGATATTCCCAAGCTTCCGAGCATAAATGATGTATTCTGGGAACAGTTTCTTCCTGAGAGCCCCTCCCTTATTGAGAAAACAGATGAGATAAATGCTGTCGATATGGGACATGAAATGAGCACGGATCAGTTCACCGAACTAGAAAGTGAATGGGACAGGCTGAAGAGTTTGAATAATCTTACCGAACAGATGGGGCTTCTCACATCATCTGCGAAGATCGGTTAA